The genomic region GGGTGAGTCGAAGACTCACCCGCCTCGCGATAAGCCAACCGCCGCTGGCCCAGTTCGATGAACCCTTCCCGCATCCGAGCCAAAGAGAACTCCCTGCCTGGACGTCCTCACCCTCGGGTGAACTCCCGGTTCTTCACACCACCCGGTCGATCACGGCCTTCAGATCCGCCTTTGAGCGCACACCGACAACCTGCTCCACGGCATCTCCGCCTTTGAAGATGATCAGGGTGGGGATTCCGCGAATGCCGAACTTGGTCGGGGTCGAGGGATTGTCGTCAATGTTCAACTTGCCCACCTTCAGTTTCCCGGAATACTCTGCCGCAAGGGCCTCCACCGTGGGCGCAATCATCTTGCAGGGTGCGCACCATTCGGCCCAGAAATCCACCAAGGTCGGGGTATCCGATCCGAGCACCTCGCTGTCGAAATTCTGATCGGTAAAATCCTGAAGATTTTCTGC from bacterium harbors:
- the trxA gene encoding thioredoxin, translated to MAENLQDFTDQNFDSEVLGSDTPTLVDFWAEWCAPCKMIAPTVEALAAEYSGKLKVGKLNIDDNPSTPTKFGIRGIPTLIIFKGGDAVEQVVGVRSKADLKAVIDRVV